The Lewinellaceae bacterium DNA window TTATTCCAATCAAACGTTCTGTTTTTGACCCGACCACCGGGATCACAACACCACGCCAGCACATCAATGCCATCACCTCCTTTATTGATGGCAGTGGAATCTACGGGTCAGATGCTAATCGGGCCAATTGGTTACGGACTTTCCAGGACGGAAAGCTGAGGACTTCTTCCGATGATTTGTTGCCGTTGTCTACCCTTACCGGCGAGTACAACTCTAACATTGATCCGTTAGCTCCGTTTATGGCCAAGCTGACACCCAATGACCCGAACCCGACTTTTGTAGCCGGTGATGTACGCGCCAATGAGAATCTTTATTTGCTGGCGGTACATACCTTGTTTGTTCGTGAACACAACCGGCAATGCGATCAGATCAAAAAGCAGCATCCCGAATGGAATGATGAGCAGATCTACCAGCATGCGAAAAGAAAAATAAGCGGCTTCATCGAATCGATCACCTATAATGAATGGCTTCCGGCCATGGGTGTACCGATGACCGAATACATCGGCTATCAGAGCAACGTGGACGCCGGCATCAGCAATGAGTTTTCTGCGGCCGCATTCCGTCTCGGACATACGCTGATCAATAATCAGATCCTGCGTCTTGACAACAAAGGTGAAGAGATACCACAGGGACACCTTACGCTGCGTCAGGCATTCTTCCAGCCACTGCAGATGATCACCGGAGGCGGGTTGGACCCGCTCTTCAAAGGTATGGCTACCCAGGTTCAGCAGGAATTTGACTGCAAAGTGGTGGATGACGTTCGTAACTTCTTATTTGGTGCCCCGGGACAAGGCGGGCTTGATCTGGCGGCCATCAATATCATGCGCGGAAGAGAGCGTGGTCTCGCGGACTACAATACCATCCGTGCTGCGGTAGGGCTGCAGCGGATCACCAGGTTTTCGGATATAACCAGCAAGACAGATGTGAGCCGCCTGCTCGCCCAGATCTATGGTGATGTCAATAATATCGATCCCTGGGTGGGGATGTTATCCGAAGACCCCATGGAAGGAACCATCTTCGGGCCAACCGTTACGGAGATAATGCACCGGCAATTTACAGAACTGAGAGACGGAGACCGGTTCTTTTACAAGAATGATCCGGCGTTGTCCCCGGCGGAAGTTGCCGAGATCAACAATACCAAGTTCTCCGCCATCATCAAAAGAAATACCGGGATTAGCCTGATGCAGGACAATGTCTTCCAGGCAATGCCTCACGAACAGATCCCGCATTCCGGCGTCGTTGTTGCCAAACGCAACCTGGATATGGCGATCTATCCCAATCCGGTCAATAGTGAAATGCATATGAAAGTGTATGCTTCTCACAGCAGTACCTGCCAGTTGCGGTTAATCAATATGCTGGGTCAGGAATCCCTGTACCGTGAACTTAGTTTGCTGGAAGGTGAAAACGATTTTGTCATTCCGGTTTCAGATCAAATTGTCAGTGGTACTTATCTGGTACAGCTGCGCATGGGTGATGTCACCAATGTGTATAAGATTTCCAAGCTTTAGGAGATTCAAGCCACCGCAGCCGGGTATTGTGGACTATGATCAATCTGCTAATGACGTTTCTGAGTGTGGTTGGGTGTCCTGTTCTACTTTTTTCCACCTGCGATGGGACCACAGCCAGTCAGCCGGATTTTTCCGGATGATACTTTCCAGTTTTCTGGCATAGCGGGCAGTTATTTCACCAGGCGCCACCTCACGTGGATTTTCTACCAGAACTTCAATTTCCATGGTATAATGACCTTGCGAAGTGTGCTTGATATCACCGTATAGCACCGGCCAGTTATTTTCGCGCGCGATAGCTTCAGGGCCATGGACAAAAGGTGTTTCGATGCCGAACAGCGGAGTCCAGATTGCCTTGGCTATCTTGCCGGGACTTTGATCAGCTACCAATACCAGACATCCTGGTTTTTCCTGACACAGCTGTACAGCCATCGCGGTTTGTTTTACGGGAATTAAATGCAATCCAAAGGCACCGCGGGTTTTGAGCACATACCTTTCCAGATATTTGTTCGTCAGTGGTTTATAAATCCCGTAGACCGGTGGTTTCAACTGTTGCGCCATGCCCAGGGCAGCCCATTCCCAGTTGCCGATATGGCTCGACAGCAGTACTGTGCTTTTGCCCTGCTCGGCATACTGGTTCAGCAGTTCACCATGAAGGATGGTGAATCTTTCCAGTAACATTGCATTGTTCATGGTAAATCCACGCAGGGACTCCAGGAGGGTGGTGGCGAGGATACGGTAGTTGGCATCTGCCAGCTTTTCCAATGATTCCGGGGTTAAATCCGGAAAAGCGCGAATTAAATTTCCATAAAGAACTTTTTTTCTATATTTGAGGCAACGCCTAAGAAACCATGAAATCAGTCTTACTTGCCTATAGATAAGCGATTCAGGTATAAGCCCCAGGATTTTTATAAAACTCCAAGATATACCGAAAGCAATTCGTTGCATTTACCTATTATTGTTTTAAATCTTGCCTGCGAAGGTAGGGTTATCAATTAGAGCAAACAACACATGTTTAGCAGGAGAGACTTTATTCATACCACTGTAGCATCTACCGGATCATTGATACTGAGCAATTCCATTGCCCCAAAGATGGATGTCATTGAGCGTAAGCCAGTGGTGGTTTCTACCTGGGATTTTGGCCAAAAAGCCAATGTACGGGCCTGGGAGATCCTGGGCAAAGGCGGAAGAGCCCTCGACGCGGTGGAGCAGGGTGTCATGGTCATTGAAGCCGACACCAGCAATATGACCGTAGGTGTGGGTGGATTGCCGGACCGGGATGGAAAGGTGACCCTGGATGCCTGCATCATGGATGAATATGGCAATGCTGGTAGCGTATGCTTCCTCGAGCACATCAGTCATCCGATCTCTGTCGCCAGAATGGTGATGGAGCGTACCCCTCATGTGATGCTCGCCGGTGAAGGTGCTCTGGATTTTGCTCTTTCACAAGGTTTTAAGAAAGAAAACATTTTAACCAAGGATGCTAAAAATGCTTGGGAAAAGTGGAAAAAATCAGCGGAATACAAACCGATTATAAACGTAGAAAATCACGATACCATAGCCATGTTGGCCTTAGACAGTCAGGGCGGACTTGCAGGCGCATGTACCACGAGTGGATTGGCATATAAACTGCACGGAAGGGTGGGGGATTCACCCATCATCGGTGCCGGTCTGTATGTGGATCCCGAGATCGGTGGTGCGGCTGCAACTGGTCTGGGTGAAGCGGTGATGCGTACGGTAGGATCATTTCTCGTAGTGGAACTGATGCGGCAGGGACGCAGCCCGCAGGAGGCTTGTATGGAGGCAGTTGAACGAATAGCCAAACGGGAGAAACGACCCCAGGATATGCAAATCGGCTATTTGGCACTTGGTCGCAACGGCGATGTTGGAGCCTACAGCCTACAGAAGGGTTTTACCTATGCTCTGCAAGATGAAAAACAGAGCACTACTGTGGCTGCCCTCTACTATCTGAAATAGTAGTGAATTTGGTATACTATGGAAAAAATTGTAAAAGTTGGTCTCATTGATGACCACGAGTTGTTCGTACATGCATTTGCATTATTGCTGGAAAACCTGGGTACATCCAATCGACTGAGAGTTGTTGCCCGCGCCCATTCCTATGCTGACGCATTGAAATGGAATCACGCTGATAATCTGGACTTGTTAATGCTGGATTTGCACCTGTCTGACGGGGACGGGCTGGACCTGATTTCCCACTTCCGGGAGAATTATACCCGCTTACGCATTGTGGTCATCTCGATGTATGACAATGCTGAATTTGTCAAAAAAGCCTTCCTGAACGGTGCTGACGGGTATATATTAAAACGGAATTCGCTGGAAGACCTCAAACTTGGCATTGATGAAGTGTTTACCGGCGAGACCTTTATGGGAAAGGGGGTAAAGCCCATTCCTAATTTGTCAGGGCCGAAGAGTAAACCGTCTGAATACACCTTAAAAGGGGACGCCTACCTGATGCGTAATGCATTGACCAATCGCGAACGTGAGATTCTGAAATACATTACCCAGGCCAAAACCAATCGCGAAATCGGCGACTTGCTTTTTATCAGCGACCAGACAGTTGGCGTACACCGTAAAAATATCATGCGGAAAATGGGGGTAAACAATACGGCAAGCCTCGTAAAGAAAGCTCTGGAAATGAAATTGTATGAATAAAACGGTCCGGTCAGCACCATTGTCCGGATTCTCCGTGTCAACCGTTAAAACTTCACACCAATCTACAGCTCTCAGGTGAGATTTAACATTTCATAATGTATATCTTATTAAAGAGCAAACAATTAGAAATGAGCTATTCTTGTGATGTAAAACATACTATAAAAACGGTAGAAGGCATCCTATGAATTAAGTTATTTTTGTATTTGTATCGGTATATCTGAGGTATTCCGGTCATTTCAAAAAGGCACTATACTTACACAGTAGTTTATTGAACTCAATAACTTACACATGAGTCAGACGAATTTTACTTTCATCAAGTTTATCTTTTTCGTTATTACCCTAAGTTCCGTTACGCTTTTGAATGCCACCAATAAGCCTTTGGCTGGTGCATGTTCGGAGGCTACTCTAACGGTGAATGCTGGTGATACCATTTACCGGAATATTAAATTCAAGGATTGCGCTTCGGAGTTCGAAGTGCCAAACAGTGACTTTGATATTCTGAATGGTTTTGACCCAAGCATCTATTGTAAATCGGTTACTCACATTGTACCCAGTGACCCAACGATGTCCGTAATGATCAACTTACTGGACGATTATATCATCGATGGCGGGGTAAATGTGATCAGCCGGGTTTTGGTTCTGAATGGTCATGTAGACGAAGCACTCTTACCTTCCGTTTGCGCGAATATGACCGCACTGAACATTCCTTCCGGTTCTGCCCAGGTGGATACCCTGTTTGACAATTTCAGGAATGGTTCATCGATCACTCCGACTACACCACGTACGTTCACCAGTACGACGGACGACGGTGAGTTGACGGTCGTATATTACATCGTTTCAGCCTCCGACGGACGGATTCCATTCCGGGCTGGTCTGAACCGCCGCCCGAGTCCACCGGACGGAGTATGTAACCTGAGTTGCCACGACCAGGTAACCATCTCAATGAACAGCTCCTGTGATCGCCAGGTAACTCCTGCCGATGTTTTATCGGACATCGATGAGGATTGCACCAACCTGATCACCATGCTGGCTTATCCCTACGATTTCTACAATGACCGGTATCCTAACCGTGACCAGGTAGACGTTGGTCTTGTTGGAGCGGATCTGATCTATAAGGTGATCGATCTCAATACCAACAATACCTGCTGGGGACATATTAAGGTAGAAGACAAATATCCCCCACAGATAGAATGCCGTAACATCACGGTAAGCTGCCTGGTAGCTGATGAAGCATCGAATTCAGTATCCACTGCTGAAAATTGCACCCTCTATGGAGGTCCACAGGTAGACATTCTGAGTAAAAAATATGTCAGTTTCGATTGCGAAGAAAGCCGTGACCTGATCGGTTATATGGCTCGCAAAGTACGGGCTACGGATATCTGGGGTAACTTCCGGGAATGTCAGGACACGATCTTCATCTGGAAAGAGACCATTGACAGCGTGGTTTGTCCCCCGGACACCCTGATCGAGTGTACCACGGAAGTAGTTCGCAACGGTAAGACTGTAGAATTACTATGGAATACCGGGAAGAAGGGTGATACCTACCTGGATGAGCAGGGTTATGCCCATCCCTGGCCGACGGATGGAGACGGTTATTTTCCGGCGCCGTACCTGAGCAGTGTAGATCCGCTGCAGGATCCGGCCTATATGATTCCAGAGAAGTCTGATGACGGACCAGTATTTGGTACTGGCGGAAAGTGTATGATCGTGTACGAATACACCGACTATGTATTACCCACCTGCGGCAAGTCTTATAAGATCCGCCGGGTGTGGGATATCTACGACTGGTGTACCAAACGGGATACCCAGTGCATCCAGTGGATCAAGATCACGGATACCCAGGCACCTGTAATCGATCCTAACCACCTCAACAATATTTT harbors:
- a CDS encoding T9SS type A sorting domain-containing protein, whose product is MKRCVLVSLMILGSVWVFAQEARTIDGTLNNPYEPNLGAANTTMKRLAPAQYADGIGVPVDRMNPRIISNLMFDQTDNINDQKGLSAFVWVFGQFIDHDITLVPDEENETLMIRVPDGDIIGPVIPIKRSVFDPTTGITTPRQHINAITSFIDGSGIYGSDANRANWLRTFQDGKLRTSSDDLLPLSTLTGEYNSNIDPLAPFMAKLTPNDPNPTFVAGDVRANENLYLLAVHTLFVREHNRQCDQIKKQHPEWNDEQIYQHAKRKISGFIESITYNEWLPAMGVPMTEYIGYQSNVDAGISNEFSAAAFRLGHTLINNQILRLDNKGEEIPQGHLTLRQAFFQPLQMITGGGLDPLFKGMATQVQQEFDCKVVDDVRNFLFGAPGQGGLDLAAINIMRGRERGLADYNTIRAAVGLQRITRFSDITSKTDVSRLLAQIYGDVNNIDPWVGMLSEDPMEGTIFGPTVTEIMHRQFTELRDGDRFFYKNDPALSPAEVAEINNTKFSAIIKRNTGISLMQDNVFQAMPHEQIPHSGVVVAKRNLDMAIYPNPVNSEMHMKVYASHSSTCQLRLINMLGQESLYRELSLLEGENDFVIPVSDQIVSGTYLVQLRMGDVTNVYKISKL
- a CDS encoding N(4)-(beta-N-acetylglucosaminyl)-L-asparaginase; this encodes MFSRRDFIHTTVASTGSLILSNSIAPKMDVIERKPVVVSTWDFGQKANVRAWEILGKGGRALDAVEQGVMVIEADTSNMTVGVGGLPDRDGKVTLDACIMDEYGNAGSVCFLEHISHPISVARMVMERTPHVMLAGEGALDFALSQGFKKENILTKDAKNAWEKWKKSAEYKPIINVENHDTIAMLALDSQGGLAGACTTSGLAYKLHGRVGDSPIIGAGLYVDPEIGGAAATGLGEAVMRTVGSFLVVELMRQGRSPQEACMEAVERIAKREKRPQDMQIGYLALGRNGDVGAYSLQKGFTYALQDEKQSTTVAALYYLK
- a CDS encoding lysophospholipid acyltransferase family protein, whose amino-acid sequence is MQRIAFGISWSFIKILGLIPESLIYRQVRLISWFLRRCLKYRKKVLYGNLIRAFPDLTPESLEKLADANYRILATTLLESLRGFTMNNAMLLERFTILHGELLNQYAEQGKSTVLLSSHIGNWEWAALGMAQQLKPPVYGIYKPLTNKYLERYVLKTRGAFGLHLIPVKQTAMAVQLCQEKPGCLVLVADQSPGKIAKAIWTPLFGIETPFVHGPEAIARENNWPVLYGDIKHTSQGHYTMEIEVLVENPREVAPGEITARYARKLESIIRKNPADWLWSHRRWKKVEQDTQPHSETSLAD
- a CDS encoding response regulator transcription factor, whose translation is MEKIVKVGLIDDHELFVHAFALLLENLGTSNRLRVVARAHSYADALKWNHADNLDLLMLDLHLSDGDGLDLISHFRENYTRLRIVVISMYDNAEFVKKAFLNGADGYILKRNSLEDLKLGIDEVFTGETFMGKGVKPIPNLSGPKSKPSEYTLKGDAYLMRNALTNREREILKYITQAKTNREIGDLLFISDQTVGVHRKNIMRKMGVNNTASLVKKALEMKLYE